One part of the Aurantibacillus circumpalustris genome encodes these proteins:
- a CDS encoding FAD-dependent oxidoreductase, whose translation MSKKVTVVGAGLVGSLLSLYLAKKGYKIDIYERRPDMRKANLLAGRSINLALSDRGWKGLEAVGIAEDIMKISIPMYGRHIHHKDGTKAYQPYGKDNQAIYSVSRADINMKLMDLAEEQANVTFHFDKRCAHISRGELVASFEDNSTKEITETKSDLLFGADGAFAASRLNMQLQSDRFEYNQHYINCGYKELIIPPGKNGEFLMEKNALHIWPRGTFMMIALPNPDGNFTCTLFLPFDGEKSFDNLKTEAQVKRFFEEEFPDAIPLMPTYLEDFKNNPVSSLVTVKCFPWTFDEKIALIGDAAHALVPFYGQGMNCGFEDCVVLNDLIEKHKENWPLILKEYETLRKPDADAIADLAVANFIEMRDRTADPKFLLQKKIEAKFSSKYPDKWIPSYSMVTFSPQIRYSTALKQGNKQQAIMDKIMDKPNIESIWESVEIENEMLNQLN comes from the coding sequence GTTGGAGCCGGTTTAGTAGGCTCTCTTTTATCGCTTTATCTGGCCAAAAAAGGCTATAAAATTGATATTTATGAAAGACGTCCAGACATGCGCAAAGCAAATCTCCTTGCTGGACGATCGATTAATCTTGCGTTAAGTGATCGCGGTTGGAAAGGCTTGGAAGCTGTTGGAATAGCAGAAGATATTATGAAAATTAGTATTCCAATGTATGGTCGCCATATTCATCACAAAGATGGAACAAAAGCCTACCAACCTTATGGAAAAGATAACCAGGCGATTTATTCGGTATCACGTGCCGATATTAACATGAAACTGATGGATTTGGCAGAGGAACAAGCCAATGTCACTTTTCATTTTGATAAGCGTTGCGCACATATTTCGCGCGGAGAACTTGTGGCTTCATTTGAAGATAATTCAACAAAAGAAATTACAGAAACAAAATCTGATCTTTTATTTGGTGCAGACGGTGCCTTTGCCGCTTCACGTTTAAATATGCAGCTGCAGAGCGATCGCTTTGAATACAATCAGCATTATATTAATTGTGGTTATAAAGAACTCATTATTCCTCCCGGAAAAAATGGTGAATTTTTAATGGAAAAAAATGCCCTTCACATCTGGCCGCGCGGAACCTTCATGATGATTGCCCTTCCAAATCCTGACGGCAATTTTACCTGCACCTTATTTTTACCGTTTGATGGTGAAAAATCTTTTGATAATTTAAAAACAGAAGCGCAAGTAAAACGTTTTTTCGAAGAAGAATTTCCAGATGCAATTCCTTTAATGCCAACGTATTTAGAAGATTTTAAAAACAATCCTGTTTCTTCTTTGGTAACAGTAAAATGTTTTCCATGGACATTTGATGAGAAAATAGCACTGATTGGTGATGCAGCGCATGCGTTGGTTCCATTTTACGGACAAGGAATGAATTGCGGTTTTGAAGATTGTGTTGTGTTAAATGATTTAATTGAAAAACACAAAGAAAACTGGCCACTTATTCTCAAGGAATATGAAACATTGCGTAAGCCTGATGCAGATGCAATTGCAGATCTGGCAGTTGCTAACTTTATTGAGATGCGAGACAGAACAGCTGATCCAAAATTTTTACTACAGAAAAAAATAGAAGCCAAATTTTCTAGCAAATATCCTGATAAATGGATTCCTTCATACAGTATGGTGACCTTTAGTCCACAAATCCGTTATAGCACTGCTTTAAAGCAAGGCAATAAACAGCAAGCTATTATGGATAAAATTATGGACAAACCGAATATTGAATCTATTTGGGAGTCTGTGGAAATTGAAAATGAAATGTTGAACCAATTAAATTAA
- a CDS encoding RNA polymerase sigma factor, producing MNLSDYNSCVDTHADGVYRFVLKHIRDKDVAKDIVQDSFEKMWRKIDTIDATKSKTYLFTTAYHTLVDYTRRGAKQGKFNEVDFNQHSHSKQYSDLKEVLNRGLEQLSEIQKTVLLLRDYEGYDYAEIGEITQLTESQVKVYIFRARTFLKNYIGKVETVI from the coding sequence TTGAATTTATCGGATTATAATAGCTGTGTTGACACGCACGCAGATGGGGTGTACCGATTTGTGTTAAAACATATTCGTGATAAAGATGTTGCAAAAGACATTGTTCAGGATTCGTTCGAAAAAATGTGGCGTAAGATTGATACCATTGATGCGACTAAATCAAAAACTTATTTGTTTACAACAGCTTATCACACGCTTGTAGATTATACGAGAAGAGGTGCCAAACAAGGCAAATTTAATGAGGTTGATTTTAATCAACACAGTCATAGCAAACAATACTCTGATTTAAAAGAAGTCTTGAATAGAGGCTTAGAGCAGTTATCAGAAATTCAAAAAACAGTTTTATTATTACGAGATTATGAGGGTTATGATTACGCCGAAATTGGAGAGATCACACAGCTGACCGAGAGTCAGGTTAAGGTTTATATTTTTAGAGCAAGAACATTTTTAAAAAATTATATCGGTAAAGTGGAAACAGTTATTTAA
- a CDS encoding MgtC/SapB family protein, whose translation MIHLDYPFLYDTSIKLAVSLVLGASIGAEREYKGRNIGFRTIILITLGSTFFTIISFIIGDGSDPARVASNIVTGIGFLGAGAIFRDGVSVRGVTTASIIWISAAIGMACGIAQYELAVLVTITVLLILLGFAWVQQFIDRYNKEMVYNITIPNNLELKAEIESHIKSHGLKFSWLNYAKLDADLIIVYEVSGSDNNHNKLIEFLSTSDKIKSFTV comes from the coding sequence ATGATACACCTTGATTATCCCTTTCTTTATGATACATCCATTAAACTAGCAGTTTCTCTGGTTTTAGGAGCTTCTATTGGAGCCGAAAGGGAGTACAAGGGCAGAAATATTGGATTCAGAACTATTATTTTAATAACACTTGGATCTACTTTCTTTACAATAATTTCTTTTATTATAGGTGATGGCAGCGATCCTGCACGAGTAGCTTCCAACATAGTTACTGGTATTGGTTTTTTAGGGGCTGGGGCTATTTTTCGTGATGGAGTAAGTGTAAGGGGAGTTACAACTGCCTCAATTATATGGATAAGTGCGGCTATTGGAATGGCCTGCGGTATTGCTCAGTATGAATTAGCTGTTCTGGTTACCATTACTGTATTACTAATTTTATTAGGCTTTGCTTGGGTACAGCAATTTATTGATAGGTACAACAAGGAAATGGTTTACAATATTACTATTCCAAATAATCTGGAGTTAAAAGCTGAAATCGAGTCTCATATTAAATCTCATGGTTTAAAATTTTCCTGGTTGAATTACGCAAAGCTTGATGCTGATCTTATTATCGTTTACGAAGTAAGTGGTAGCGATAACAACCACAATAAATTGATTGAGTTTTTATCGACTTCAGACAAAATAAAAAGCTTTACCGTTTAG
- a CDS encoding GIN domain-containing protein, which produces MNKISILLVVLISSFISCHAQRSQERTISKFDKIKLSGAVNVIYTNSDTVGLIIKGKESDFDKIETKMENSTLIITSKGSFNSEMNIYIKNNGLVNIETSGAARLKTTNTLKSDSILFDVSGASDIHAKLETKKVSCFEVGASNLVLEGSADYMDAKISGAASLKSYNLIVKDAVLTTSGAASAKVNVTDKLNAVATSASDIKVKGDPKDVTVETSTAANITRIKSVSAKDGKNDGDTTYFNLKKRKILLIGNSEDSETKANDAVEEFKHWRGFSLGINGLMTSPGAVNIPSNYQYMEVVYKNSFNLQFNLIERNFNIIDNNFKIVTGFGFDYHSYELAKKTSLNADSSFTWGTIDSTDTYTYKKNRLRNTYIQVPLLLEFNTSNDPKKTFHIAFGVIGEFLISSRTKQVLTQGKDELTKVRKDNYNMTPFTAKAHVNLGYRGWMFFAEYNLTPLFQYGKGPDLYPFTGGIRVIPFS; this is translated from the coding sequence ATGAATAAAATTTCAATACTACTCGTCGTTCTTATTTCAAGTTTTATTAGCTGTCACGCACAAAGAAGCCAAGAGAGAACAATTTCCAAATTCGATAAAATTAAACTGTCAGGTGCCGTAAATGTTATTTACACAAATTCAGATACAGTGGGTTTAATAATAAAGGGTAAAGAAAGTGATTTTGATAAGATCGAAACCAAAATGGAGAATTCCACTTTAATTATTACAAGTAAAGGCAGCTTTAACTCAGAAATGAATATTTACATTAAAAACAATGGCTTAGTAAATATCGAAACCTCAGGAGCTGCCAGGTTAAAAACTACTAACACGTTAAAGTCTGATTCCATTCTATTTGATGTTTCTGGCGCATCTGATATTCACGCAAAGCTAGAAACAAAAAAAGTTAGTTGCTTTGAAGTAGGGGCAAGTAACTTAGTTTTAGAAGGTAGCGCGGATTATATGGATGCTAAAATATCTGGAGCGGCTTCTTTAAAAAGTTATAATTTAATAGTTAAAGATGCTGTTTTAACTACATCAGGAGCTGCGAGCGCAAAAGTAAATGTAACAGATAAACTAAATGCTGTTGCTACAAGTGCAAGTGATATTAAGGTGAAAGGTGATCCTAAGGATGTAACAGTAGAAACTAGCACGGCTGCTAACATTACAAGAATTAAAAGTGTATCGGCAAAAGATGGAAAAAATGATGGAGATACAACGTACTTTAACTTAAAAAAAAGAAAAATACTTTTGATTGGAAATAGCGAAGATTCTGAAACTAAAGCTAACGATGCCGTTGAAGAATTTAAACACTGGAGAGGTTTTTCCTTGGGTATTAACGGTTTAATGACTTCGCCAGGAGCTGTTAACATTCCAAGTAATTACCAATACATGGAGGTTGTTTATAAAAACAGTTTTAATCTACAATTTAACTTGATTGAACGTAACTTTAATATTATAGATAATAACTTTAAAATTGTTACCGGATTTGGATTTGATTATCACTCCTATGAACTTGCTAAAAAAACAAGCTTGAATGCTGACAGTTCTTTTACCTGGGGAACTATAGATTCAACTGATACGTACACTTACAAGAAAAACAGATTGCGTAATACATACATACAAGTTCCTTTATTATTAGAGTTTAACACAAGTAACGATCCTAAAAAAACATTCCATATTGCATTTGGTGTAATTGGTGAGTTTTTAATTTCATCGAGAACAAAACAAGTTTTAACACAAGGGAAAGACGAACTCACAAAAGTAAGAAAGGATAACTATAACATGACTCCCTTTACCGCGAAGGCACATGTTAATCTAGGTTACCGCGGCTGGATGTTTTTTGCTGAATATAATTTAACACCTTTATTTCAATATGGCAAAGGACCTGACCTGTATCCTTTTACTGGAGGAATACGCGTGATACCATTTAGTTGA